A DNA window from Coffea arabica cultivar ET-39 chromosome 6c, Coffea Arabica ET-39 HiFi, whole genome shotgun sequence contains the following coding sequences:
- the LOC113693799 gene encoding auxin transporter-like protein 2 has translation MLPQKQAEEAIVSNFNEADPEGKEEQQPIEDDQSIFNVKNLLWHGGSAWDAWFSCSSNQVAQVLLTLPYSFSQLGMLSGVILQIFYGLVGSWTAYLISVLYVEYRSRKEKEGVSFKNHVIQWYEVLDGLLGPYWKAAGLAFNCTFLLFGSVIQLIACASNIYYINDRLDKRTWTYIFGACCATTVFIPSFHNYRIWSFLGLGMTTYTAWYLTIAALVNGQVDGVQHSAPTKLVLYFTGATNILYTFGGHAVTVEIMHAMWKPQKFKYIYLLATLYVFTLTLPSASAVYWAFGDQLLNHSNAFSLLPKSGWRDSAVILMLIHQFITFGFACTPLYFVWEKVIGMHDTRSICLRALARLPVVIPIWFLAIIFPFFGPINSAVGALLVSFTVYIIPSLAHMLTYRKASARQNAAEKPPFFLPSWTAMYAMNTFVVVWVFVLGFGFGGWASVTNFVRQVDTFGLFAKCYQCKPPPPTAAHQPAIAPPHH, from the exons ATGTTGCCTCAGAAGCAAGCAGAGGAAGCAATTGTCTCCAACTTCAACGAGGCCGACCCCGAAGGCAAAGAGGAACAACAACCCATAGAGGATGACCAATCCATTTTTAACGTAAAGAACCTTCTCTGGCACGGTGGCTCCGCTTGGGATGCTTGGTTCAGCTGTTCTTCAAATCAA GTGGCACAAGTGCTGCTGACTCTGCCGTATTCTTTCTCTCAATTGGGCATGCTATCAGGCGTAATTCTGCAAATATTCTACGGTCTGGTTGGTAGCTGGACAGCATACCTCATTAGTGTGCTGTATGTGGAATATCGTAGCCGCAAGGAGAAAGAAGGCGTGAGCTTCAAAAACCATGTCATTCAG TGGTATGAAGTCCTTGATGGGTTACTGGGTCCTTACTGGAAAGCAGCGGGCCTAGCCTTCAACTGTACTTTCCTCCTGTTTGGATCTGTCATACAGCTGATAGCCTGTGCAAG TAATATATACTACATCAACGACCGACTGGACAAGAGGACGTGGACGTACATATTTGGAGCATGCTGTGCCACCACTGTATTCATTCCCTCGTTCCATAACTACCGGATTTGGTCGTTTCTGGGACTAGGGATGACCACGTATACCGCATGGTACCTGACCATAGCAGCCCTTGTTAATGGCCAG GTTGATGGCGTGCAACACTCGGCTCCAACAAAGCTAGTGCTGTACTTCACCGGTGCCACCAATATCCTGTACACCTTCGGCGGACATGCTGTCACTGT AGAAATCATGCATGCAATGTGGAAGCCCCAGAAGTTCAAGTACATTTACTTGCTGGCCACCCTTTACGTGTTCACTTTGACCCTTCCGTCAGCTTCTGCCGTCTACTGGGCATTCGGCGATCAGCTCCTCAACCATTCGAATGCTTTCTCCCTCCTTCCCAAGTCAGGCTGGCGTGATAGCGCAGTCATCCTCATGCTCATCCATCAG TTTATCACATTCGGGTTCGCGTGTACACCGTTATACTTCGTGTGGGAGAAGGTGATAGGGATGCATGACACCAGGAGCATTTGTTTGAGGGCACTCGCAAGGTTGCCGGTGGTAATACCGATATGGTTCTTGGCCATCATCTTCCCATTCTTCGGGCCCATTAACTCCGCCGTTGGGGCACTTTTGGTTAGTTTCACCGTCTACATCATCCCGTCTTTAGCACACATGCTTACTTACAGGAAGGCCTCTGCCCGGCAG AACGCGGCCGAGAAGCCTCCGTTCTTTCTGCCAAGTTGGACGGCCATGTATGCGATGAACACCTTCGTGGTAGTTTGGGTATTCGTACTCGGGTTCGGGTTCGGAGGTTGGGCCAGCGTGACCAACTTTGTGAGGCAAGTGGACACATTTGGGCTCTTTGCCAAGTGCTACCAGTGCAAGCCTCCTCCGCCAACAGCGGCGCACCAGCCTGCAATTGCCCCGCCGCATCACTGA